The following proteins come from a genomic window of Canis lupus dingo isolate Sandy chromosome 20, ASM325472v2, whole genome shotgun sequence:
- the NBEAL2 gene encoding neurobeachin-like protein 2 isoform X1, whose protein sequence is MAASERLYELWLLYYAQKDLGYLQQWLKAFVGAFEKSISLSSLEPRRPDEAGAEVPLLPPDALHVLAEQLDEGDLEQALVLLKLFIILCRNPENVEAGWGQVLVPRVLALLRKLSTELKGAPGSQEGQGPQLESVALHALLLCEGLFDPYETWRRQHSGEVISSREKSKYKFPPAALPSEFGAFFQESLQDADGLPPMLLLRLVHLFGAVLAGGKENGQMAVSAGSVQGLLGVVRGWDHGPAQDPRLVPLALEALVGAVHVLHASRTPPRGPELRTLLEGYFRILNADWPAGPSPGPEEALVTLRVSMLDAIPRMLVCEDRPVLQATFLSNNCFEHLTRLIQNSKLYLQARAPPEGDSDLATRLLTEPDVQKVLDQDTDAIAVHVVRVLTCIMSGSPSAKEVFKERIGFPHLHEVLQSHGPPTHRLLQELLNMAVEGDHSICPPPPILNEQPVLMLMQWLPALPTAELRLFLAQRLRWLCDSCPASRATCVQAGLVGHLLETLGAGAALGAHCQEQLLALLQALGRVSLRPLELRCLLRPPAGLDSGPAGAEAGNARHAGAVIRALSGMARHQGGARALHYFDLTPGMAGIMVPPVQRWPGPGFTFHAWLCLHPVAAAPGPAPSRPPQRKQLYSFFTSSGSGFEAFFTAAGTLVVAVCTRKEYLTMSLPEVSFADSAWHCVAIVHVPGRRPFSQNLVHVYKDGQLVQTAPLRCPSLSEPFSSCCIGSAGHRTTTTTTGPPTPPVPAALAHAHPSFSRSQSVPATAGLGWGSGLVAPLQEGTISSTLAGTQDTRWGSPTSLEGELGTIVIFHEVLPPAALRALFTLGPNEVAPFKPESELHELSTKLLLHYSPQACRNNICLDLSPGHGLDGRLTGHRVETWDVKDVVTCVGGMAALLPLLERVASQPQEAEAGPAETHDLVGPELTSGHNTQGLLLPLGKSSVEVRMERNAVAAFLLMLRNFLQGHAVNQESLVQCQGPAIIGALLRKVPSWAMDMNVLMSAQLLMEQVAAEGSGPLLYLLYQHLLFNFHLWSPSDFAVRLGHIQYMSSIVREHRQKLRKKYGVQFILDALRTHYSPQREHPLAADDVHTVQTSLLGLVRELLVRSSATDDMQVVLSFLVAAGDDGQVVGALDLLLALLQGSPAQESLAIFLLEQGNLEVLLALLVQPRSLPLLPDRVCKILRKLQQNERLPERSRQRLRLREYSLQGLIACLPEGAASPQLCQGLYKLFLGADCVNLSDLLAVVQLSLQADLSVRLDVCRQLFHLIYGQPDIVRLLARQAGWQDVLTRLYVLEATTVASPLPFSPEPALCKPPTESPETSDVFLPSETPSPDPDTFYHALSPFCIPFDLGLERASVGSCNTAGGGGGSGSGTLTPASQPGTPSPLDGPRPFPVAHGRHSSSLSNVLEDGSLPEPTTSGDDASNASNPQQTSEEELCNLLTNVLFSVTWRGVEGSDEAAWRERGQVFSVLTQLGASATLVRPPDCIKRSLLEMMLESALTDIKEAPVGVLASLTQQALWLLRLLQDFLCAEGHGNQELWSEKLFEGVCSLLDRLGAWPHLANGTADLREMAQIGLRLVLGYILLEDPQLHAQAYVKLHSLLQTTVPMRREEACYVLSKLEAALARALNTSPSKTTTQDKESPSAAAAATERCSWLVPLVRTLLDRAYGPLGLQWGLPSLPPTNGSPTFFEDFQAFCATPEWRHFIDKQVQPTMSQFEMDTYAKSHDLMSGFWNACYDTLMSSGQRRQRERTQGRRAFQELVLEPAQRRVRLEGLRYGAAVKQQAAQQSTALLHWGALWRQLSSPCGAWALRDPPVPRWKLSSAETYSRMRLKLVPNHHFNPHLEASALRDNLGEGPLTPTEEASLPLAVTKEAKVSTLPEELQEDQLSEEELAALEKAMQAVELDEQHEKLVLSAECQLVTVVAVIPGLLEITTQHVYFYDGSAERVETEEGIGHDFRRPLTQLREVHLRRFNLRRSALELFFIDQANYFLNFPCKVGGAIASSPCQAPRPQPYPIPPHTQVRNQMYSLLLRLRPPAQGYLSSRSPQEMLRASGLTQKWVQREISNFEYLMQLNTIAGRTYNDLSQYPVFPWVLQDYVSPTLDLSNPAVFRDLSKPIGVVNPKHAQLVREKYESFEDPAGTIDKFHYGTHYSNAAGVMHYLIRVEPFTSLHVQLQSGRFDCSDRQFHSVAAAWQARLESPADVKELIPEFFYFPDFLENQNGFDLGCLQLTNEKVGDVVLPPWASSPEDFIQQHRQALESEYVSAHLHEWIDLIFGYKQRGPAAEEALNVFYYCTYEGAVDLDHVVDERERKALEGIISNFGQTPCQLLKEPHPARLSAEEAAQRLARLDTNSPSIFQHLDQLKAFFAEVISEGVPLVLAVVPHRQSHSFTIQGSSDLLVTVSASGLLGIHNWLPYDRNINNYFSFNKDPTIGNPKMQRLLSGPWVPESGVSGQALAVAPDAKLLFSGGHWDGSLRVTALPRGKLLKQLNRHLDVVTCLALDTCGIYLISGSRDTTCMVWRLLQEGGLSVGLASKPVQVLYGHEAAVSCVAINTELDMAVSGSEDGTVIIHTVRRGQFVAALRPPGATLPGPVFHLALGSEGHIVVQSSARERVGAQVTYSLHLYSVNGKLRASLPLVEQPTALAVTEDFVLLGTAQCALHILHLNKLLPAAPPLPMKVPIRSVAVTKERSHVLVGLEDGKLIVVGAGQPSEARSSQFARKLWRSSRRISQVSSGETEYNPGEAR, encoded by the exons aAGGACCTGGGCTACTTGCAGCAGTGGCTAAAGGCCTTTGTGGGTGCCTTCGAGAAAAGCATCTCCCTGTCCTCTCTGGAGCCACGCAG ACCAGATGAGGCGGGTGCAGAGGTGCCGCTGCTGCCACCAGACGCACTGCATGTGCTGGCAGAGCAGCTGGACGAGGGGGACCTGGAGCAAGCCCTGGTGCTGCTTAAGCTCTTCATCATTCTCTGCAG GAACCCAGAGAACGTGGAGGCGGGCTGGGGCCAGGTATTGGTGCCCCGGGTGCTGGCTTTGCTGAGGAAGCTGTCAACCGAG CTGAAAGGAGCCCCAGGATCGCAGGAGGGCCAGGGGCCGCAGCTGGAGAGCGTGGCCCTGCACGCCCTGCTCCTCTGCGAGGGCCTCTTTGACCCCTACGAGACCTGGCGGCGCCAGCACAGTGG ggaagtCATCAGTTCCAGGGAGAAGAGCAAATACAAGTTCCCTCCGGCTGCTTTGCCCAGTGAATTTGGAGCCTTCTTCCAAG AGAGCCTGCAGGATGCAGATGGCTTGCCTCCCATGCTGCTGTTGCGTCTCGTCCATCTCTTTGGTGCTGTCCTTGCGGGAGGGAAG GAGAACGGGCAGATGGCTGTGAGCGCTGGCTCTGTGCAGGGCCTGTTGGGTGTGGTACGGGGCTGGGACCATGGGCCAGCCCAGGACCCCCGCCTAGTGCCCCTGGCGCTGGAGGCACTCGTGGGGGCAGTACATGTCCTGCATGCCAGCCGCACACCCCCTCGTGGGCCAGAGCTCCGCACCCTGCTTGAGGGCTACTTCCGCATCCTTAATGCCGACTGGCCAGCGGGCCCAAGCCCAGGCCCTGAAGAGGCCCTTGTCACCCTACGGGTCAGCATGCTCG ACGCCATCCCCAGGATGCTGGTATGTGAGGACCGGCCGGTGCTACAGGCCACCTTCCTCAGCAACAATTGCTTCGAACACCTGACTCGCCTCATCCAGAACAGCAAG cTGTACCTGCAGGCCCGGGCGCCCCCTGAGGGGGACAGTGACCTGGCTACCCGGTTACTGACCGAGCCCGATGTCCAGAAG GTATTGGACCAGGACACAGATGCCATTGCAGTGCATGTGGTCAGGGTCCTGACCTGCATCATGAGCGGCTCCCCCTCAGCCAAG GAGGTGTTTAAAGAGCGCATCGGCTTCCCTCACCTGCACGAGGTTCTGCAGAGCCACGGTCCCCCCACGCACCGGCTGCTACAGGAGCTACTCAACATG GCTGTGGAGGGCGACCACAGCATATGTCCGCCGCCACCAATCCTCAACGAGCAGCCGGTACTGATGCTGATGCAGTGGCTGCCGGCGCTGCCCACGGCGGAGCTGCGGCTCTTCCTCGCACAACGCCTTCGGTGGCTCTGTGACAGCTGCCCTGCCAGCAGGGCCACGTGCGTGCAGGCAGGCCTGGTGGGCCACCTGCTGGAGACACTCGGCGCGGGGGCAGCCTTGGGGGCCCACTGCCAGGAGCAGCTGTTGGCATTGCTGCAAGCGCTGGGCCGCGTGTCTCTAAGGCCCCTGGAGCTGCGCTGCCTGCTACGCCCCCCCGCAGGACTGGACTCCGGGCCGGCTGGGGCCGAGGCCGGGAACGCCAGACACGCCGGTGCCGTCATCCGCGCGTTATCGGGCATGGCCCGGCACCAGGGCGGCGCGCGCGCCCTACACTACTTCGACCTGACGCCCGGCATGGCGGGTATCATGGTGCCGCCCGTGCAGCGATGGCCGGGACCCGGCTTCACCTTCCACGCCTGGCTCTGTCTGCACCCCGTGGCCGCGGCCCCTGGCCCGGCCCCCTCCCGGCCACCCCAGCGAAAGCAGCTGTACAG CTTCTTCACCAGCAGCGGCTCGGGGTTTGAGGCCTTCTTCACAGCAGCCGGCACGCTCGTGGTGGCCGTGTGTACCCGGAAGGAGTACTTGACCATGAGCCTGCCTGAGGTGTCCTTTGCCGACTCTGCCTGG CACTGTGTGGCCATCGTCCATGTGCCTGGGCGCCGGCCCTTCAGCCAAAACCTGGTCCACGTCTACAAAGATGGCCAGCTGGTCCAGACGGCGCCCCTTCGCTGCCCCTCTCTCAGTGAG CCTTTCTCCTCCTGCTGCATCGGCTCCGCTGGGCACCGCACAACGACCACCACCACGGGGCCACCCACGCCACCGGTCCCTGCTGCCCTGGCTCACGCGCATCCCTCCTTTTCCCGCTCCCAGTCAGTCCCAGCCACCGCAGGGCTTGGCTGGGGGTCTGGACTGGTGGCCCCCCTGCAGGAGGGCACCATCAGCTCCACCCTTGCAGGCACACAGGACACTCGGTGGGGCAGCCCCACATCCCTGGAGGGGGAGCTAGGGACCATAGTCATCTTCCATGAAGTGCTGCCGCCAGCGGCCCTGCGGGCCCTGTTCACCTTGG ggccCAATGAGGTGGCACCCTTCAAGCCCGAGAGTGAGCTGCATGAGCTTAGCACCAAGCTGCTCCTCCATTACTCACCTCAG gcctgtAGGAATAACATCTGCCTGGACCTGTCCCCTGGCCATGGGCTGGATGGCCGCCTGACGGGCCACAGGGTGGAGACCTGGGACgtgaag GACGTGGTGACTTGTGTGGGAGGCATGGCTGCCCTGTTGCCCCTGCTGGAGCGAGTGGCCTCACAGCCCCAAGAGGCCGAGGCAGGTCCAGCCGAGACACATGACCTTGTGGGGCCTGAACTGACCTCTGGCCACAATacccagggcctgcttctcccactgggCAAGTCCTCAG TAGAGGTGCGCATGGAGAGGAATGCCGTGGCTGCCTTTCTGCTGATGCTGCGGAACTTCCTGCAGGGCCATGCTGTGAACCAGGAGAGCCTGGTGCAGTGCCAGGGGCCTGCCATCATTGGGGCCCTCCTGCGTAAG GTTCCCAGCTGGGCCATGGACATGAACGTGCTCATGTCTGCCCAGCTGCTGATGGAGCAGGTGGCAGCAGAGGGCAGTGGGCCCCTCCTGTACCTGCTCTACCAGCATTTGCTCTTCAACTTCCACCTCTGGAGCCCCAGTGACTTTGCCGTGCGCCTTG GCCACATCCAGTACATGTCTAGCATAGTCCGGGAACACAGACAGAAGCTGCGGAAGAAGTATGGGGTTCAGTTCATCCTGGATGCGCTGCGCACCCACTACAG CCCACAGCGGGAGCACCCCCTAGCGGCTGACGATGTGCACACCGTGCAGACCTCACTCCTTGGCCTGGTGCGGGAGTTGCTGGTTCGGAGCTCTGCCACTGATGACATGCAGGTTGTGCTTAGCTTTCTGGTGGCTGCAGGTGATGATGGCCAG GTGGTGGGTGCTCTGGACCTGCTACTGGCACTGCTGCAGGGCTCACCAGCACAGGAGTCTCTGGCCATCTTCCTGTTGGAGCAAGGGAACCTGGAGGTCTTGCTGGCTCTGCTAGTGCAGCCGAGGTCACTGCCCCTGCTGCCCGACCGAGTCTGCAAG atccTGCGCAAACTGCAGCAGAATGAGCGCTTACCTGAGCGGAGCCGTCAGCGGCTTCGGCTGCGAGAATACAGTCTCCAGGGTCTCATTGCCTGCCTGCCAGAGGGGGCTGCCTCCCCCCAGCTCTGCCAGGGCCTCTACAAGCTGTTCCTGGGGGCAG ATTGCGTGAACCTCTCTGATCTCTTGGCCGTGGTGCAGCTATCCCTCCAAGCCGACCTCAGCGTCCGCCTGGACGTTTGTCGCCAG CTCTTCCACCTCATCTATGGACAGCCAGACATAGTGCGGCTGCTGGCCCGACAGGCTGGCTGGCAGGATGTGCTGACCCGGCTGTACGTCCTGGAGGCCACCACAGTTGCCAgtcccctgcccttctccccagaGCCAGCCCTATGCAAGCCACCCACCGAGTCACCTGAGACTTCGGATGTCTTCTTGCCCTCAGAGacccccagccctgaccctgaCACCTTTTATCATGCTCTCTCCCCATTTTGTATACCCTTTGACCTGGGCCTGGAACGGGCCAGCGTGGGTTCATGCAACACTGCCGGCGGGGGTGGTGGCAGCGGCAGTGGGACTCTtactccagccagccagcctggcACACCGTCCCCGCTGGACGGGCCCCGGCCCTTCCCTGTTGCCCACGGCCGCCATAGCTCCAGTCTCTCCAATGTGCTGGAGGATGGCAGCCTCCCGGAGCCCACCACCAGTGGGGATGATGCCTCAAATGCCAGCAACCCTCAG CAAACCTCTGAGGAGGAGTTGTGCAACCTGCTCACCAACGTGCTGTTCTCGGTGACATGGCGTGGTGTGGAAGGCAGTGATGAGGCCGCCTGGCGGGAGCGCGGCCAGGTGTTCTCGGTGCTCACCCAGCTGGGGGCCTCTGCTACGCTTGTGCGGCCACCGGACTGCATCAAGCGCAG cctcctggagATGATGCTTGAATCAGCCCTGACCGACATCAAAGAGGCCCCCGTTGGAGTCCTGGCCAGCCTTACCCAGCAGGCGCTTTGGCTGCTGCGCCTGCTGCAGGACTTCCTGTGCGCAGAGGGCCACGGTAACCAGGAGCTGTGGAGTGAGAAG CTCTTTGAAGGAGTGTGCAGCCTGCTTGACCGCCTGGGagcctggcctcacctggccaaTGGCACAGCGGATCTCCGAGAGATGGCACAGATTGGCCTGCGCCTAGTGCTTGGCTACATCCTGCTGGAGGACCCACAG CTGCACGCCCAGGCCTATGTGAAGCTGCACTCACTGCTGCAGACCACAGTGCCCATGCGGCGGGAAGAGGCCTGCTATGTGCTGTCTAAGCTGGAAGCGGCCCTGGCGCGGGCGCTGAACACCTCCCCCTCAAAAACGACCACCCAGGACAAGGAGTCCCCAAGtgcagctgctgctgccactgAACGCTGCTCGTGGCTGGTACCTCTGGTGCGGACGCTGCTGGACCGTGCCTATGGGCCGCTGGGGCTCCAGTGGGGACTGCCTTCCCTGCCACCCACCAACGGTAGCCCCACCTTCTTTGAGGACTTCCAGGCCTTTTGTGCCACACCTGAATGGCGCCACTTCATCGATAAGCAG GTACAACCCACCATGTCGCAGTTCGAGATGGACACGTACGCGAAGAGCCACGACCTCATGTCGGGCTTCTGGAACGCCTGCTACGACACGCTCATGAGTAGTGGACAGCGGCGCCAGCGGGAGCGGACACAGGGCCGCCGGGCCTTCCAG gagctgGTGCTGGAACCCGCGCAGAGGCGGGTGCGCCTGGAAGGGCTGCGCTACGGGGCCGCGGTGAAGCAGCAGGCAGCGCAGCAGTCCACCGCCCTGCTGCACTGGGGGGCGCTGTGGCGGCAGCTCTCCAGCCCCTGTGGGGCCTGGGCCCTGAg GGACCCACCTGTTCCGCGCTGGAAGCTGTCCAGCGCCGAGACGTACTCGCGCATGCGTCTGAAGCTAGTGCCCAACCACCACTTCAACCCGCACCTGGAAGCCAGCGCTCTGCGGGACAACCTGG GTGAGGGCCCCCTGACACCTACAGAGGAGGCCTCGCTGCCTCTAGCGGTGACCAAGGAGGCCAAAGTCAGCACTCTACCCGAGGAGCTGCAGGAAGACCAGCTGAGCGAGGAAGAGCTGGCTGCGCTAGAGAAAGC GATGCAGGCAGTGGAACTGGATGAGCAACATGAGAAGCTGGTGCTTTCAGCCGAGTGTCAGCTGGTCACGGTGGTGGCTGTGATCCCAGGGCTGCTGGAGATCACCACACAGCACGTGTACTTCTATGATGGCAGCGCCGAGCGTGTGGAAACGGAGGAGG GCATCGGCCACGACTTCCGGCGCCCGCTCACGCAGCTGCGAGAGGTCCACCTGCGCCGCTTCAACCTGCGCCGCTCAGCACTCGAGCTCTTCTTCATTGATCAAGCCAACTACTTCCTCAACTTCCCGTGCAAGGTGGGCGGGGCCATAGCCTCGTCTCCttgccaggcccccaggccccaaccctaccccatcccaccccacaccCAGGTACGGAACCAGATGTATTCGTTGCTCCTGCGCCTACGACCCCCGGCCCAAGGCTACCTAAGCAGCCGCTCCCCCCAGGAGATGCTGCGTGCCTCCGGCCTCACCCAG aaATGGGTACAGCGTGAGATTTCCAACTTCGAGTACTTGATGCAACTCAACACCATTGCGGGGCGGACCTACAATGACCTGTCTCAGTACCCTGTG TTCCCCTGGGTCCTGCAGGACTACGTGTCCCCAACTTTGGACCTCAGCAACCCGGCCGTCTTCCGCGACCTGTCCAAGCCCATCGGTGTGGTGAATCCCAAGCACGCCCAACTCGTGAGGGAGAA GTACGAGAGCTTCGAGGACCCAGCGGGCACCATTGACAAGTTCCACTATGGCACCCACTATTCCAACGCCGCAGGCGTGATGCACTACCTCATCCGCGTGGAACCCTTCACCTCCCTGCATGTCCAGCTGCAGAGTGGCCG CTTTGACTGCTCCGACCGACAGTTCCACTCAGTGGCAGCAGCCTGGCAGGCCCGCCTGGAGAGCCCTGCTGATGTGAAGGAGCTCATCCCAGAGTTCTTCTACTTCCCCGACTTCCTGGAAAACCAGAACG GCTTCGACTTGGGCTGCCTCCAGCTGACCAACGAGAAGGTGGGCGACGTGGTGCTGCCTCCGTGGGCCAGCTCTCCTGAGGACTTCATCCAGCAGCACCGCCAGGCTCTG gagtcAGAGTATGTGTCTGCCCACCTGCATGAGTGGATTGACCTCATCTTTGGCTACAAGCAGCGGGGCCCAGCTGCGGAAGAAGCCCTCAACGTCTTCTATTACTGCACCTATGAGG GGGCCGTGGACCTGGACCACGTGGTGGATGAGCGGGAACGGAAGGCTCTGGAGGGCATCATCAGTAATTTCGGGCAGACTCCCTGTCAGCTGCTAAAG GAGCCACATCCAGCTCGGCTGTCAGCCGAGGAAGCAGCCCAACGCCTTGCACGTCTGGACACTAACTCGCCTAGCATCTTCCAACACCTGGACCAGCTCAAGGCCTTCTTTGCAGAG GTCATCAGTGAAGGCGTGCCCCTGGTGCTGGCCGTGGTCCCCCACCGGCAGTCCCACTCTTTCACCATCCAGGGCTCCTCAGATCTGTTG GTGACTGTGAGTGCCAGTGGGCTGCTGGGCATCCACAACTGGTTGCCCTATGACCGTAACATAAACAACTACTTCAGCTTcaacaaagaccccaccataGGCAACCCCAA GATGCAACGACTGCTGAGTGGCCCGTGGGTGCCGGAAAGTGGCGTGAGTGGGCAAGCCCTGGCAGTGGCCCCCGACGCAAAGCTGCTGTTCAGTGGTGGCCACTGGGATGGCAGCCTGCGAGTGACTGCACTGCCCCGGGGCAAGCTGTTGAAGCAACTCAACCGTCACCTTG ACGTGGTGACCTGCCTTGCACTGGACACCTGTGGCATCTACCTCATCTCAGGCTCCCGGGACACCACGTGCATGGTGTGGCGGCTCCTGCAGGAG ggtggcCTCTCTGTGGGACTGGCGTCAAAGCCCGTGCAGGTCCTCTATGGGCATGAGGCTGCAGTAAGCTGTGTGGCCATCAACACTGAACTCGACATGGCTGTATCGGGATCtgag GATGGAACTGTGATCATCCACACTGTACGCCGTGGCCAGTTTGTGGCAGCACTACGGCCCCCGGGGGCCACATTACCCGGACCCGTGTTCCATCTGGCGCTGGGGTCTGAGGGCCACATTGTGGTACAGAGCTCGGCGCGGGAGCGTGTGGGGGCTCAG GTCACCTACTCCTTGCACCTGTACTCCGTGAATGGGAAGTTACGGGCTTCACTGCCCCTGGTAGAGCAGCCCACAGCCCTGGCGGTGACAGAGGACTTTGTTCTGCTGGGCACAGCCCAGTGTGCCCTGCACATCCTCCACCTGAACAA ACTGCTCCCGGCGGCGCCCCCCCTTCCCATGAAGGTGCCCATCCGCAGCGTGGCAGTGACCAAGGAGCGCAGCCACGTGCTCGTGGGCCTGGAGGACGGCAAGCTGATTGTCGTGGGCGCGGGGCAGCCCTCCGAG GCGCGCAGCAGCCAGTTCGCGCGGAAGCTGTGGCGGTCCTCCAGGCGCATCTCGCAGGTGTCCTCGGGGGAGACGGAGTACAACCCGGGAGAGGCGCGCTGA